CGTGGTTACGCGCTACTTCGGCGGGATAAAGCTCGGCTACGGTGGTCTGGTGAAGGCCTACAGCGATGCGGCGAGCTTGGCAATAGAGAACGCAGGAATCGTTGAGGTGCATGAAACGGAGCGCTTCGAGGTGACTTTTCCCTACAACCTCTTTCACACAGTCAGGAGCACGATAGAGGAGAACGGCGGCAGGGTTGTGGGAGAGGAGTACGGCGAGCTTGTAAAGTTCACGGTAGAGACTAGGAAAGGGGAAGCGGAGCCGCTGATGGAGCTTTTAACTGAGAGGACAAGGGGAAGAGTTAGGCTGAGGCCGCTGTTTATGAGGAGCGTTTAGATAGCACTCTCCTAGCTTTGTCCAGGAGGAAGAGGAGGATGGCCAATGTTATCGGTCTCCTCACAGCGTAGAACTGAACACCTTCTTCCGTTTTTACGGCTTTGAGCTTGTAGAGGTAGGGGTTAACACCCCTGGAGCGCAGGAGCTCCCTTTCGTGCTCTTTGTATGCATGTATAAGATCGTTCAGCGGATCTCCATTTTTTAAATCTTCCAACATACGTTTTCTGATCTCAATGAACTCCTCGCAGTCGGGGACGGGCTCTCCCTCCTTCAGGTCAAGCACATCAGCTACGAGCTCACGTCTTCCCCCCTCGTCGAGGAGTTCGCATATCCTCCTGACAGACTCCCAGTCCTCTAAATCCTCCGCCTTCCAGTAAAGCCACTCGAAGGCATCGTAGCGGTAGGTCCGTTTGTGGATCCTCCTCGTCCACTCGATCCCGAGTCTGAGAGCTATTCTTGCCAGTTCGGGCTCCTTACGCCCCAGAACTCCCGCGATCCGCCCCAAGATTTCAGCCTTATTATCGGGATCAGGAATGAAGTAATGAAGCTCAAAGGCCTTTTTTGCCCTCTCGGCGCTCTCATCTTCCCAGAGGTAGACCCAAAACGCCCTGTAAACCGCCCATTCGAAGCCTTCGCCATCGAGGAGGTAAGCCACTCCCAGGGCCTTTTCAAGGTCTCCAGTCTTGGCGAAGTGCTCCACGGTTTTAACCACATACCATTTCAGCTCTCCGTTCAGCGTATCCTCCGGCAGGGTTTTGAAGAACTCATGAGCCTCATCGAACATTCCCGATCTAATAAAGTGTTCGGCCGATTCTGCGGGGTTCTCCGGTTGCATGGAATCTTTCTCTAGAGTCAAGTTTAAAAATTTACCGAATGGGGAGTAAGGTCAAAACGGGTCTTGTGCATCCGCTTTATTTCCCTTCAAAATCCTCTCCCAAACCTTTATTGCGGCCCACTTGTCCAGAAACTCGTTGAAGGTTCCGCACTTCGGCGAGAGAACGCAGACGGGACAGCCATCCTGGCATTTACACGATTTCAGGTGCTCAAGGCTCTTTTCCATCAGCTTCTCGGCGTTCTCGTAGATTATCCCGGCTAGACCAGCGCCGCCCTCGTTGCCGTCGTAGATGAAAACGACCGGCTTTCCAAAATAGGGCGTCCCCGGAAAGCTCTCGTAGCTGTAGCCGCCGAGCTCCCTGCTGTCCACGTAGGTGAATATCGGCGCTATCTTTATCATGTTGTGCTCTATCGCGTGGAGCGCGCTTCCAATTCCGTCCTTGCTGTCCACCATCTTCTTCACGGCGAAGGCGAGTTCCTCATTCTGAATCCCAGCCTTCTGGAGGGCATCACCTATTGCCTTCCTTATTATGAAGCTCGTGGCACCGAGGTAGAGCGGGAAGAGCTTTCTTCTATCAAGGCTCTCGTATATCTGGAACGCCAAATCCTCAAACCCCTTCTCGGTCGCCCTGCCAAAGAACTCCCTGAACTCCTCTTCCGTTAGTTCTCGTATCTCCTCCGGGAAGACGAGCCATATTCCTTCGGTCTCGAACTCCCTGACGTAGGGCTCCTCGAATTCCACTTTCGCGAACTTCTCCCAGTTGAGTATCGAGAAGTCTTCCTCCGTCTCAACTCTCTCGCCCGTCGCTGGAGAGGAGATTTCGCCTTTGAGTATGCCAGCTTCCTTCAGCCGTACCAGTTCCTCCACGTAGTTTCCAGTATCGAGCCCCTTCACGGCGAAGCCGGTGTAGACGTGCCTGACGCGGAGCCTTCCGAGACCTATCTCCACGCCTTTGTAGGCCTTCTTTGCCCTCTCTTCCAGTATCTCGACTTCTTCCAGCTTCCTCGCGAAGGTCTCAACGTCCCAGAGGCGGTTTAGTTGCTTCGCAAATACGAAGTGGAACTTTCCGATGCTGAGCCGCTCCATCGCCATGTAGAGCTCTCCCCTTGAGAAGTAGGCCATTCCGGGTAAGAGCGAGCGGTGGTATTCGTCCTCATCGACTTCTTCAATGATGTGGCCCTTCATCTTGAGCCAGTTTATGAAGTTTAGGAGCTCT
This sequence is a window from Thermococcus kodakarensis KOD1. Protein-coding genes within it:
- a CDS encoding YigZ family protein gives rise to the protein MEYKTLKGLGTAQLIIKKSVFIGYASPASTEEEAKEFIARIKAHHSDATHNVSAYLINDGKNFAVRYDDDGEPKGSAGKPVLKVIQNKGLSNVVVVVTRYFGGIKLGYGGLVKAYSDAASLAIENAGIVEVHETERFEVTFPYNLFHTVRSTIEENGGRVVGEEYGELVKFTVETRKGEAEPLMELLTERTRGRVRLRPLFMRSV